The Podospora pseudocomata strain CBS 415.72m chromosome 3, whole genome shotgun sequence genome window below encodes:
- the ERG8 gene encoding phosphomevalonate kinase (EggNog:ENOG503NV7P; COG:I) yields MPEHKNSSVVSAPGKVLLAGGYIVLDRDYSGLVFGLSARINVVSHPIQPTQGVHLTEIVVESPQFDDDSWVYGYTPVEGHGGVKVTQLDPGTKPFKPNHFVETTLNYVLSYIVSLPAKQTLSSIHPAKFTILADNDYYSTTTTTSPSTPQRRFRHLGQTISKANKTGLGSSAALVTSLTGCLLSHYLPRSLFDLSTPSGRRTLHNLSQAAHCAAQGKIGSGFDVASAVYGSCVYRRFSPSLLSALPPPGTRGFGRAVVETVNSPDWDQEISKEETDLAEGLKIRMVDVTGGTATVSMVKLVNAWREGNKAEADGLFAELEGEVKVLAGALKVGDEQAIKRAMGEVRRLMKRMGVESGAEIEPDSQTKLLDELEGLEGVVGSVVPGAGGYDAAALVIRDDEGTLGRVERFLGEYSQREGVKARLLDVLGEVEGARLESWDGGRWQEL; encoded by the exons ATGCCCGAACACAAGAACTCATCTGTTGTCTCCGCCCCCGGCAAGGTTCTTCTCGCAGGCGGCTACATTGTCCTTGACAGGGACTACTCCGGCCTCGTCTTTGGCCTCAGCGCCCGCATCAACGTCGTCTCTCACCCCATCCAGCCCACCCAGGGCGTTCATCTCACCGAGATTGTCGTCGAAAGTCCGCAGTTTGACGATGACTCCTGGGTGTACGGCTACACCCCTGTGGAAGGTCACGGCGGTGTAAAAGTCACCCAGCTCGACCC CGGCACCAAACCCTTCAAACCCAACCATTTCGTCGAAACAACCCTCAACTACGTCCTCTCCTACAtcgtctccctccccgccaagcaaaccctctcctccatccacccCGCCAAattcaccatcctcgccgacAACGACTATtactccaccaccaccaccacctccccttccaccccccagcGTCGCTTCCGCCACCTCGGGCAAACAATCTCCAAAGCCAACAAAACCGGCCTCggctcctccgccgccctggTAACCTCCCTAACCGGCTGCTTGCTCTCCCACTACCTCCCCCGTTCCCTTTTcgacctctccaccccctcaggCCGGCGCACCCTTcacaacctctcccaagCAGCCCACTGCGCCGCCCAGGGGAAAATCGGCTCCGGGTTCGACGTCGCCAGCGCCGTCTACGGCAGCTGCGTCTACCGCCggttttccccctccctcttatccgccctcccacctccaggGACGAGAGGGTTCGGGAGAGCCGTCGTGGAGACGGTCAATTCCCCCGACTGGGATCAAGAAATCAGCAAAGAGGAGACTGATCTTGCCGAGGGGCTGAAGATCAGAATGGTGGATGTCACGGGGGGGACGGCAACGGTCAGCATGGTGAAGCTGGTCAACGCttggagggaagggaacaAGGCCGAGGCGGATGGGTTGTTtgccgagttggagggggaggtgaaggtttTGGCTGGGGCGCTCAAAGTCGGGGATGAGCAGGCGATAAAAAGGGcaatgggggaggtgaggaggttgatgaagaggatgggggtggagagcGGGGCCGAGATCGAGCCGGACAGTCAGACCAAGTTgctggacgagctggaggggctggaaggggtggtggggagtgTGGTTCCTGGCGCGGGGGGGTATGATGCTGCGGCGTTGGTGATtagggatgatgaggggacGCTGGGGAGAGTCGAAAGGTTTTTGGGAGAGTATAGTcagagggaaggggtgaaggcgaggttgttggatgtgttgggggaggtggagggggcgaggttggagagctgggatggggggaggtggcagGAGTTGTGA